Sequence from the Nitrincola iocasae genome:
TTGAAGCATTGGAAGACGGATTTGGCACCACACTCCTCTCCCGTGAAAAAGCACGTCGTGCTGAATCCTGGGGTGTATTGGAAAGCGCATTTGAAGGTAATGAAATCGTCACTGGTTACATTACCGGTAAAGTGCGTGGCGGTCTTACCGTGGATGTAAATGGCATCAGTGCTTTCTTGCCGGGTTCGTTGGTCGACGTACGCCCAGTTCGTGATACCGCTTATCTCGAAGGACAGGAGCTGGAACTCAAACTGGTGAAGCTGGATGCCCGCACCAATAATATCGTCGTTTCCCGTCGTGCCGTGCTTGAAGCGGCTTATACTGAAGAGCGTGAAAAACTGCTGGAAAAAATGGAAGAGGGGCTGGTCATCAAAGGGGTGATTAAGAACCTGACCGACTATGGCGCCTTTGTTGAATTGGGTGGTATCGATGGTTTATTGCATATTACCGACATGGCGTGGAAACGCGTCAAGCATCCGAGTGAGCTGCTCAGCATTGGTCAGGAACTTGATGTTAAGGTGCTTAAGTTTGATAAAGAACGTAGTCGGGTTTCTCTGGGGCTTAAGCAACTGCAGGCTGATCCCTGGGATCAACTGATCAGTAAAAATAACGTCGGTGACAAGGTTCGGGCGCGCGTCACTAATCTGACTGACTATGGTTGTTTTGCTGAAATAGGCGAAGGCGTAGAAGGTTTGGTCCATGTATCTGAAATGGATTGGACCAACCGCAATATTCATCCCTCAAAAGTCGTACAGGTAGGGGATGAGGTTGATGTTATGATTCTGGACATTGATCAGCAACGTCGGCGTATCTCGCTTGGCATGAAACAGTGTCGTGAAAACCCATGGGAAGGTTTTGCGGCCCGTTGCAAGAAAGGCGATCGTGTTGCCGGTGTGATTAAATCTATTACCGATTTTGGTATCTTTATCGGTCTGGATGGTGGTATCGATGGTCTGGTCCACTTGTCTGATCTGTCCTGGGACGAGCCGGGAGAAGAGGCTGTAAAGCAGTATGGCAAGGGACAGGAAGTCGAGGCTGTGGTGTTGTCGGTAGATTCGGATCGTGAACGTATTGCGCTGGGTATCAAACAGGCCAGCTCTGATCCGTTTGCTAATTATGCCGATATAAATCCGAAAGGTGCCCAGGTTCAGGGTAAAGTGATCAGTTGTGATGAGCGCCAGGCTATCATTGAGTTGGCTGAAGGTGTTGAAGGTACGCTGAAGGTCTCCGAAGTGTCGCGTGACCGGGTTGATAATCTTCCCAGCTTGTATCCGGCTGGTACGCAGGTTGATGCTATTATTATCAGTCTGGACCGCCGTAATCGCAGTGTGAACCTGTCGGTGAAGCAGTTAACTGAGCAGGCTGAAAAAGATGCTATTAAAGCGGTAAAAGAGCAGGCTCCTGTTGAAGCCGCCGGTCCGACAACGATCGGAGAGCTGATCAAGGCGCAGATGAAAAAAGATAGCCGATAAGGTGCGCTGCCTGAAGGTAGTTCATGCGCTCGTATCGGCAGAGCGATGAGCATTCATCGATTTTAGTGGAGGAAACCATGACAAAATCAGAGCTTATTGAACGCCTGATAGAGCAGCACCCGCAATTATCAGTTAAGGATGTGGAATTGGCCGTGAAGACCATGCTCGATCACATGACCGAAGCTTTATCCGATGGTGATAGAATCGAGATTCGCGGTTTTGGCAGCTTTTCGCTGCATTACCGCGCCCCGCGTATTGGACGCAATCCTAAAACAGGCGAGGCGGTTTCGCTCGATGCGAAATATGTGCCTCATTTCAAACCCGGGAAAGAGATGCGGGATCAGGTAAACAGCAGTATGAATGCCAGCTGACAAAGCCGGACTGACGGAGGTTGTAACGTGCGTTTTCTGAAACGTTTGAGTGTTGTGGTTGTTGCGTTGTTGGTATTGCTGGCGGGGATACTGTTTACCCTGCACAACATGACGCCAGTGCAAATAGATCTGATTTTCTTCACGCTACCGCAAGCCAGTCTGTCTCTGTGGTTGCTGGGGGCATTTGCTATCGGTGGGCTTCTCGGTGTGCTGCTGAGTTCAGTGGTAGTGCTGTCTCTGAAAACCCGGCTTTACTATCTGAACAAAAAGATGGTTTCAGCACGTCAGGAAATCAATAAGTTGAGAACATCGAGTCTGAAAGATCCGGCCTGAGATGTTCGACTACATTGTACTGATCCCAATGCTGATGGCCGCGATAGCGGCGGGTTGGCTATTGGGGCGCTATCAGCGCTCAACCCAACAGTTACACTCCCTGCCC
This genomic interval carries:
- the rpsA gene encoding 30S ribosomal protein S1, which translates into the protein MSESFAELFEESLKELEMAPGSIVTGTVVAVENDFVIVNAGLKSEGIIPLEQFKDDKGQLTVAVGDQVKVALEALEDGFGTTLLSREKARRAESWGVLESAFEGNEIVTGYITGKVRGGLTVDVNGISAFLPGSLVDVRPVRDTAYLEGQELELKLVKLDARTNNIVVSRRAVLEAAYTEEREKLLEKMEEGLVIKGVIKNLTDYGAFVELGGIDGLLHITDMAWKRVKHPSELLSIGQELDVKVLKFDKERSRVSLGLKQLQADPWDQLISKNNVGDKVRARVTNLTDYGCFAEIGEGVEGLVHVSEMDWTNRNIHPSKVVQVGDEVDVMILDIDQQRRRISLGMKQCRENPWEGFAARCKKGDRVAGVIKSITDFGIFIGLDGGIDGLVHLSDLSWDEPGEEAVKQYGKGQEVEAVVLSVDSDRERIALGIKQASSDPFANYADINPKGAQVQGKVISCDERQAIIELAEGVEGTLKVSEVSRDRVDNLPSLYPAGTQVDAIIISLDRRNRSVNLSVKQLTEQAEKDAIKAVKEQAPVEAAGPTTIGELIKAQMKKDSR
- the ihfB gene encoding integration host factor subunit beta; this translates as MRSYRQSDEHSSILVEETMTKSELIERLIEQHPQLSVKDVELAVKTMLDHMTEALSDGDRIEIRGFGSFSLHYRAPRIGRNPKTGEAVSLDAKYVPHFKPGKEMRDQVNSSMNAS
- a CDS encoding lipopolysaccharide assembly protein LapA domain-containing protein, with the translated sequence MRFLKRLSVVVVALLVLLAGILFTLHNMTPVQIDLIFFTLPQASLSLWLLGAFAIGGLLGVLLSSVVVLSLKTRLYYLNKKMVSARQEINKLRTSSLKDPA